Proteins from one Bradyrhizobium sp. CB82 genomic window:
- a CDS encoding 3-hydroxyacyl-CoA dehydrogenase, whose product MTTREATKSKTSSGVARSGRLFVLELSGDRIHAMNPDGSDRKTIVTNCRYPDGIVVDSEAGHIYWTNMGIPHLNDGSIERADLDGGNRKVIIPQGATYTPKQMHLDREGRKLYWCDREGMRVMRANLDGSQVETLVETGRGDKVRADQSRWCVGITVDPERRHIYWTQKGPDNGGQGRILRANIDIPAGETPANRTDIEVLFDRLPEPIDLELDLANRVLYWTDRGDPPRGNTVNRVPVDTKADPEIVVTHLMEGIGIALDVPGNRMFVTDFAGSVYSADLDGKNERNFLYAQGNLTGIAYAEI is encoded by the coding sequence ATGACGACACGTGAAGCAACCAAGTCAAAGACCTCATCGGGCGTCGCCCGCTCCGGCCGACTGTTCGTTCTCGAACTGAGTGGGGATCGCATTCACGCGATGAATCCCGATGGCTCCGACCGCAAGACCATCGTCACGAATTGCCGTTACCCCGACGGCATCGTCGTGGATTCGGAGGCTGGCCATATCTATTGGACCAACATGGGCATTCCACATCTCAACGATGGCTCGATCGAGCGCGCGGATCTCGATGGCGGCAATCGCAAGGTCATCATTCCACAAGGCGCGACGTACACGCCGAAGCAGATGCACCTCGATAGGGAGGGCAGGAAGCTCTATTGGTGCGATCGTGAAGGCATGCGCGTTATGCGCGCCAACCTCGACGGCTCGCAGGTCGAAACGCTGGTCGAAACCGGCCGCGGTGACAAGGTCCGAGCCGATCAATCCCGCTGGTGCGTCGGCATCACCGTCGATCCGGAACGGCGGCATATCTACTGGACGCAAAAGGGTCCCGACAACGGCGGCCAGGGTCGCATCCTCCGCGCCAACATCGACATTCCCGCCGGCGAGACCCCGGCGAACCGCACCGACATCGAAGTTCTGTTCGATCGTCTCCCGGAACCGATCGACCTCGAGCTCGATCTGGCGAACCGCGTTCTCTATTGGACCGACCGCGGCGATCCTCCGCGCGGCAATACCGTCAATCGTGTGCCGGTCGACACTAAGGCTGACCCGGAGATCGTGGTCACGCATTTGATGGAGGGTATCGGCATCGCGCTCGACGTGCCCGGCAACCGGATGTTCGTCACCGACTTCGCCGGCTCGGTCTATTCCGCCGATCTCGATGGCAAGAACGAGCGCAACTTCCTCTACGCCCAGGGCAATCTCACCGGCATCGCCTACGCCGAAATCTGA
- a CDS encoding 3-hydroxyacyl-CoA dehydrogenase NAD-binding domain-containing protein codes for MSSNQPIRRIAIVGTGVIGASWAALFLAKGLDVVATDPAPNAEARLREFVARAWPALTRLGLSAGASQSKLKFTTDLAEALTNADLVQENGPERIDFKQKLYGQLDELLPPDVIIASSSSGLTMSEIQKGAASHPERCVIGHPFNPPHLIPLTEIVGGAKTSEATIRRAVEFYTSIGQRTVRINKEMPGHVANRLQAALAREVYYLVDEGVISVADVDTALSWGPGLRWGIMGQVMLNHLGGGPGGIEHMLKQFSGPMTAWWKVLGSPTLTPELQKKLVDGLHAEAGSRTIESLEAERDEVLLGLIELRKQAETAATHTVAAE; via the coding sequence ATGTCGAGCAACCAACCCATTCGCCGCATTGCCATCGTCGGCACCGGTGTCATCGGTGCGAGCTGGGCGGCCCTTTTCCTCGCCAAGGGACTGGACGTCGTGGCGACTGACCCCGCGCCCAACGCAGAAGCGAGGCTCAGGGAATTCGTGGCACGCGCCTGGCCGGCACTTACCCGCCTCGGTCTCTCGGCCGGCGCGTCACAGTCAAAGCTGAAGTTCACCACCGATCTTGCCGAAGCCTTGACGAACGCCGACCTCGTCCAGGAAAACGGGCCCGAGCGGATTGATTTCAAGCAGAAGCTTTACGGACAGCTCGACGAGCTGCTGCCGCCCGACGTGATTATCGCATCGAGCTCGTCGGGGCTCACCATGAGCGAAATCCAGAAGGGCGCCGCGTCCCATCCCGAGCGCTGCGTCATCGGGCATCCGTTCAATCCGCCGCATCTGATCCCGTTGACCGAAATCGTCGGCGGCGCAAAGACCTCGGAAGCGACGATCCGGCGCGCGGTGGAATTTTACACATCGATCGGGCAGCGGACAGTGCGCATCAACAAGGAAATGCCGGGGCACGTCGCCAACCGGCTGCAGGCCGCGCTTGCGCGGGAGGTCTATTATCTCGTCGACGAAGGCGTCATCAGCGTCGCCGATGTCGACACAGCGCTCTCCTGGGGGCCTGGCTTGCGCTGGGGCATCATGGGCCAGGTGATGCTCAATCATTTGGGCGGCGGCCCCGGCGGTATCGAACATATGCTGAAGCAGTTCTCCGGACCCATGACGGCCTGGTGGAAGGTTCTGGGATCGCCGACGCTGACACCCGAGCTCCAGAAGAAGCTCGTCGACGGCCTTCACGCCGAGGCCGGGTCGCGCACCATCGAGTCGCTGGAGGCAGAACGGGACGAAGTTCTGCT
- a CDS encoding molybdopterin cofactor-binding domain-containing protein — translation MTEPDNQSALSRRMFLIGLTGTAATFAFAPGKATALESAAFEPTIWYNVDRNGIVTVNIARAEMGQHIGTAIARILADELEVEWGNVRISMVDADPKWGVMVTGGSKSVWLDFPVYSRAGAAGRIALVEAGARLLGASPSQCVARQGAVFAANRSISYGEIISRGEPTRKFTPEELAELPIKSPSKRQLIGKKTDALDIPAKINGTARYGIDAAVAGMVYARPKLPPTRYGSVVRAVDDAAAKRVKGYIASLVLEDPSNTVPGWVVVCATSYPAAIRAADLVKVDWSAGDPAQVSEQDILDYGAMQIAAPRGGALVVDDTKVDLAFRAAASTIERTYTTGSVLHAQLEPVNALAFEKDGRFEIHTGSQAQTTILPVLAQALGLPQERIIMRTYPMGGAFGRRLNTDYAVPAALAAKTLGKPVKLVLTRPDDMRFDSFRSPSIQKLRLAFDAQGKVTAMEHHASAGWPTAVYAAPADLPKTADGTPYDPFAIDGADHWYSVGAQRVRALSNDLANTAFRPGYLRAVSPGWTNWAIESFMDEVARMTGADAVAFRIGLLDGAGRNAGAAPSATGGAKRQAAVLRRAAEKAGWGIAMPAGTGLGVATTFGQARSMPTWTACVARVRVDRNSGAVSVEKLTIVVDAGTLVHPDGALAQVEGGALWGLSMALHEGTEFRNGQVKDTNFHSYTPLRIGDVPELDIEFIESTEAPVGLGEPGTTVVAPAIGNAIFAAAGIRLRDLPIRPAAVLAALRSRSSSH, via the coding sequence ATGACTGAGCCAGACAATCAGAGCGCGCTTTCGCGCCGCATGTTCTTGATCGGCCTGACCGGCACCGCCGCCACCTTCGCTTTCGCGCCAGGAAAAGCGACGGCGCTGGAGTCGGCCGCCTTTGAGCCCACCATTTGGTACAACGTCGACCGCAATGGCATCGTGACCGTGAACATCGCCCGCGCGGAAATGGGCCAGCATATCGGCACGGCCATCGCGCGCATCCTCGCTGACGAGCTCGAGGTTGAATGGGGCAATGTGCGCATCTCGATGGTCGACGCCGATCCGAAGTGGGGCGTTATGGTTACGGGCGGCAGCAAGTCGGTGTGGCTCGATTTCCCGGTCTACAGCCGCGCGGGTGCCGCGGGCCGCATCGCCCTTGTCGAGGCCGGAGCAAGGCTGCTCGGAGCGAGCCCGTCGCAATGTGTCGCGCGCCAGGGCGCCGTGTTCGCCGCAAATCGATCCATCTCCTACGGTGAGATCATCAGTCGCGGGGAGCCGACGCGCAAATTCACGCCGGAAGAACTCGCGGAGCTGCCGATCAAGTCGCCCTCGAAGCGGCAGCTGATCGGAAAAAAGACCGATGCGCTGGACATCCCGGCGAAGATCAATGGTACGGCGCGTTACGGTATCGATGCTGCGGTCGCGGGCATGGTCTATGCCCGGCCAAAACTTCCTCCGACGCGATACGGTTCGGTGGTCCGCGCCGTCGACGACGCGGCGGCGAAGCGGGTCAAGGGATATATCGCGAGCCTGGTGCTGGAGGATCCCTCCAATACAGTGCCCGGTTGGGTCGTCGTGTGCGCGACGTCCTATCCGGCGGCGATCCGCGCCGCCGACCTTGTCAAGGTCGACTGGTCCGCGGGCGATCCCGCGCAGGTGTCGGAGCAAGACATCCTCGACTACGGCGCCATGCAGATCGCCGCGCCACGCGGGGGAGCGCTTGTGGTTGACGACACTAAGGTCGATTTGGCCTTTCGCGCAGCTGCGTCCACGATCGAGCGGACATACACCACCGGCAGCGTTCTTCATGCCCAGCTCGAGCCGGTGAACGCGCTCGCCTTCGAGAAGGACGGCCGCTTCGAGATTCATACCGGCAGCCAGGCGCAGACCACGATCCTGCCCGTGCTCGCGCAAGCGCTCGGCCTGCCTCAGGAGCGCATCATCATGCGCACCTATCCGATGGGTGGGGCGTTCGGGCGCCGGCTCAATACCGATTATGCGGTCCCCGCCGCGCTTGCCGCCAAGACTCTTGGCAAGCCCGTGAAGCTGGTGCTGACACGCCCGGACGACATGCGCTTCGATTCGTTTCGATCGCCGTCGATCCAGAAATTGCGGCTGGCATTCGATGCGCAGGGCAAAGTGACGGCGATGGAGCATCATGCGTCGGCCGGCTGGCCGACCGCCGTCTATGCGGCGCCGGCCGACTTGCCGAAGACAGCTGATGGGACCCCCTATGATCCATTTGCCATCGACGGCGCCGACCATTGGTACAGCGTGGGTGCGCAACGTGTCCGCGCTCTCTCCAACGACCTTGCCAACACCGCGTTTCGTCCTGGCTATCTGCGAGCGGTGAGTCCCGGCTGGACCAACTGGGCGATCGAGAGCTTCATGGACGAGGTGGCGCGGATGACTGGCGCGGACGCCGTCGCGTTCCGCATAGGGCTACTGGACGGCGCCGGCCGCAATGCCGGGGCAGCGCCCAGCGCAACAGGCGGAGCGAAGCGTCAGGCAGCCGTGCTCAGGCGAGCTGCTGAAAAGGCCGGATGGGGCATTGCCATGCCGGCGGGCACCGGACTTGGCGTCGCCACCACCTTCGGTCAGGCACGCTCAATGCCCACATGGACCGCCTGCGTCGCACGCGTTCGCGTCGACCGCAACAGCGGCGCTGTCTCGGTCGAAAAGCTCACCATCGTCGTCGATGCGGGTACGCTTGTTCATCCAGACGGAGCGCTCGCGCAAGTCGAAGGCGGCGCCTTGTGGGGCCTGAGCATGGCGCTTCACGAGGGAACCGAGTTCCGCAACGGCCAGGTGAAAGACACGAATTTCCACAGCTACACGCCGCTGCGCATCGGTGACGTGCCGGAGCTCGACATCGAATTCATCGAGAGCACCGAGGCTCCGGTCGGTCTCGGCGAGCCGGGCACGACGGTCGTCGCGCCCGCCATCGGCAATGCCATTTTTGCCGCCGCCGGGATTCGCTTGCGCGATCTTCCAATTCGGCCGGCTGCCGTACTCGCCGCACTCCGATCGCGGTCAAGCTCACACTGA
- a CDS encoding (2Fe-2S)-binding protein yields the protein MTTFHINGRAVTVDAEEDTPLLWVIRDDIGLTGTKFGCGIGMCGACTVHVGGRPTRSCITPLASVAGAEVTTIEGLDPENRHPVQEAWADLQVPQCGYCQSGQIMQAASLIKDFPSPTDQDIDVVMAGNLCRCMTYVRIRDAIKQAAAQSRKVASDD from the coding sequence ATGACCACATTTCACATCAATGGCCGCGCGGTAACGGTCGACGCCGAGGAGGACACGCCCTTGTTGTGGGTGATCCGCGACGACATCGGCCTCACCGGCACGAAGTTCGGCTGCGGAATCGGGATGTGCGGCGCCTGCACGGTCCACGTCGGCGGCCGACCCACGCGCTCGTGCATAACGCCGCTTGCCAGCGTGGCCGGCGCAGAGGTCACCACCATCGAGGGCCTTGATCCCGAGAACCGGCATCCAGTGCAAGAGGCGTGGGCCGACCTTCAGGTTCCTCAATGCGGCTACTGCCAGTCGGGCCAGATCATGCAGGCGGCATCGCTCATCAAGGACTTTCCGTCTCCGACCGATCAGGACATCGATGTCGTCATGGCCGGAAATCTGTGCCGATGCATGACCTATGTCCGCATCCGCGACGCGATCAAACAAGCCGCCGCCCAATCAAGGAAGGTTGCGAGCGATGACTGA